A DNA window from Cryptosporangium phraense contains the following coding sequences:
- a CDS encoding ParA family protein produces MSTNPVMSDDAGALEQATLDLASLGIVKDARPDRRSDESASPREGHGPARIIALCNQKGGVGKTTSTINLGAALAECDQRVLLVDFDPQGALSVGLGVNAYDLELTVYNLLMQSGIRTEDVLVKTNVAGLDLLPSNIDLSAAEVQLVSEVAREQTLERALRQVKDDYDYILIDCQPSLGLLTVNALTAAHGVIVPLECEFFSLRGLAMLIDTIDKVKDRLNPDLELDGILATMYDSRTVHSRQVLSRVVEAFGDKVYDTVISRTVRFPETTVAGEPITTWAPGSGGAKAYRALAREVLGR; encoded by the coding sequence ATGTCAACGAACCCGGTGATGAGCGACGACGCGGGCGCTCTGGAACAGGCCACCCTCGACCTGGCGAGCCTCGGCATCGTCAAGGATGCGCGGCCGGATCGCCGGTCGGACGAGAGCGCCTCGCCCAGAGAAGGCCACGGCCCGGCCCGGATCATCGCGCTCTGCAATCAGAAGGGCGGCGTCGGCAAGACCACGAGCACGATCAACCTCGGTGCCGCGCTGGCCGAGTGCGATCAGCGGGTCCTGCTCGTCGACTTCGACCCGCAGGGTGCGCTCTCGGTCGGCCTCGGCGTCAACGCCTACGACCTCGAGCTGACCGTCTACAACCTGCTCATGCAGTCCGGCATCCGCACCGAGGACGTGCTGGTCAAGACCAACGTCGCCGGTCTCGACTTACTGCCGTCCAACATCGACCTGTCCGCTGCCGAGGTGCAGCTGGTCAGCGAGGTGGCCCGGGAGCAGACGTTGGAACGCGCGCTCCGCCAGGTCAAGGACGACTACGACTACATCCTGATCGACTGCCAGCCGTCGCTGGGCCTGCTGACCGTCAACGCGCTCACCGCGGCCCACGGCGTCATCGTCCCGCTGGAGTGCGAGTTCTTCTCACTCCGTGGTCTGGCGATGCTCATCGACACGATCGACAAGGTCAAAGACCGGCTCAACCCCGACCTCGAGCTCGACGGCATCCTCGCGACGATGTACGACTCGCGCACCGTCCATTCTCGCCAGGTACTGTCCCGGGTCGTGGAGGCGTTCGGCGACAAGGTGTACGACACGGTGATCTCGCGCACCGTGCGTTTCCCGGAGACGACGGTGGCCGGCGAGCCGATCACCACGTGGGCTCCCGGGTCCGGCGGGGCGAAGGCGTACCGGGCATTGGCCCGCGAGGTGCTCGGCAGGTGA
- the ald gene encoding alanine dehydrogenase, which translates to MKIGVPAEVKNHEYRVALTPAGVQELVRHGHDVAVEAGAGLGSSLTDADFAAAGARIVEGPDAVWSEAELVLKVKEPIAEEYDRMREGQTLFTYLHLAASKECTDALVDRKITGIAYETVELPDRSLPLLAPMSEVAGRLAPQVGAYHLMASGGGRGTLMGGVSGVYAAKTVVIGAGVSGMNAAAIALGMQAEVLLLDTDINKLRAADRIYQGHLQTVASNSYEIERAVVDADLVIGAVLVAGARAPKLVTNATVAEMKPGSVLVDIAIDQGGCFEDSRPTTHADPTYRVHDSVFYCVANMPGAVPHTSTYALTNVTLPYVLKLADHGWKDALRADPALALGLNTYDGQVVYEPVAAAHGRTVLPLADVLA; encoded by the coding sequence GTGAAGATCGGTGTCCCGGCAGAGGTGAAGAACCACGAATACCGGGTGGCGCTGACGCCGGCCGGCGTCCAGGAGCTCGTCCGGCACGGGCACGACGTGGCCGTCGAAGCCGGCGCCGGGCTCGGCTCCTCGCTCACCGACGCGGACTTCGCCGCCGCCGGCGCGCGGATCGTCGAGGGTCCGGACGCGGTCTGGAGCGAAGCCGAACTCGTGCTCAAGGTGAAGGAGCCGATCGCCGAGGAGTACGACCGGATGCGCGAGGGGCAGACGCTCTTCACGTACCTGCACCTGGCCGCGTCCAAGGAGTGCACGGACGCGCTGGTCGACCGCAAGATCACCGGCATCGCCTACGAAACCGTGGAGCTGCCCGACCGGTCGCTGCCGCTGCTCGCGCCGATGAGCGAGGTCGCCGGGCGGCTCGCGCCCCAGGTCGGCGCGTACCACCTGATGGCGTCGGGCGGTGGCCGGGGGACGCTGATGGGCGGCGTGTCCGGGGTCTACGCGGCCAAGACCGTGGTCATCGGGGCCGGCGTCTCGGGCATGAACGCGGCCGCGATCGCGCTGGGCATGCAGGCCGAGGTGCTGCTGCTCGACACCGACATCAACAAGCTGCGTGCGGCCGACCGCATCTACCAGGGGCACCTGCAGACCGTGGCGTCGAACAGCTACGAGATCGAGCGGGCGGTCGTCGACGCCGACCTGGTGATCGGCGCGGTGCTGGTGGCCGGGGCCCGCGCGCCCAAGCTGGTCACGAACGCGACGGTGGCCGAGATGAAGCCGGGCAGCGTGCTCGTCGACATCGCGATCGACCAGGGCGGCTGCTTCGAGGACTCGCGCCCGACCACCCACGCCGACCCGACCTACCGCGTCCACGACTCGGTGTTCTACTGCGTCGCGAACATGCCGGGCGCGGTGCCGCACACGTCCACCTACGCGCTGACCAACGTCACGCTGCCGTACGTCCTCAAGCTGGCCGACCACGGCTGGAAGGACGCGCTGCGCGCGGACCCGGCGCTCGCGCTCGGCCTGAACACCTACGACGGGCAGGTCGTCTACGAGCCGGTGGCCGCGGCCCACGGCCGGACCGTCCTGCCGCTGGCCGACGTTCTTGCCTGA
- a CDS encoding NINE protein, whose protein sequence is MTYSPPPGQYPGGQPGGYPGGQPGGYPGGQPGYGAVDPQTGLPYSDKSKLIAGLLGILLGSFGAGRFYTGHTGIAIGQIAATWLTCGLGALWPLIDGIMILVNGGTDAQGRPLRPN, encoded by the coding sequence ATGACCTACTCTCCACCTCCTGGCCAGTACCCCGGCGGTCAGCCGGGCGGTTACCCCGGCGGCCAGCCGGGCGGTTACCCGGGCGGCCAGCCCGGGTACGGCGCTGTCGACCCGCAGACGGGTCTTCCGTACTCCGACAAGTCGAAGCTCATCGCGGGCCTGCTCGGCATCCTGCTCGGCAGCTTCGGCGCGGGCCGGTTCTACACCGGTCACACCGGCATCGCGATCGGTCAGATCGCGGCGACGTGGCTCACGTGTGGTCTCGGCGCACTGTGGCCGCTCATCGACGGGATCATGATCCTCGTCAACGGCGGCACCGACGCCCAGGGCCGCCCGCTGCGTCCCAACTGA
- a CDS encoding segregation and condensation protein A, translating into MTESLEAPQQGSGYGEKFHIRLENFEGPFDLLLQLISKHKLDVTEVALSQVTDDFIAHIRGMGDDWDLGQVSEFLLIAATLLDLKAARLLPAAEVEDEEDLALLEARDLLFARLLQYRAFKQVASFISEREQEGSTRWPRAVQLEPRFAAAMPEVLLGLGPDAFAALAVKAMTPKPVPTVSIDHIHAPRVSVREHAAILREKLAQLGSASFRTLCSDCANTLEVVARFLALLELYREGVLHFDQVEPLGELHVRWVGGSESVAVEIDEYGEEELPAVPASRAAPEIETKEPG; encoded by the coding sequence GTGACCGAAAGCCTGGAAGCTCCGCAGCAGGGCTCGGGCTACGGCGAGAAGTTCCACATCCGTCTGGAGAACTTCGAGGGCCCGTTCGACCTGCTGCTCCAGCTGATCAGCAAACACAAGCTGGACGTCACCGAGGTCGCGCTCAGCCAGGTCACCGACGACTTCATCGCGCACATCCGGGGGATGGGCGACGACTGGGACCTCGGCCAGGTCAGCGAGTTCCTGCTGATCGCGGCCACGCTCCTGGACCTGAAGGCGGCCCGGCTGCTGCCCGCGGCCGAGGTCGAGGACGAGGAAGACCTCGCGCTGCTCGAGGCCCGTGACCTGCTGTTCGCGCGGCTGCTGCAGTACCGGGCGTTCAAGCAGGTGGCGTCGTTCATCTCCGAGCGCGAGCAGGAGGGGTCGACGCGCTGGCCCCGGGCGGTGCAACTCGAGCCCCGGTTCGCGGCGGCCATGCCCGAGGTGCTGCTCGGGCTCGGCCCGGACGCGTTCGCCGCGCTGGCCGTGAAGGCGATGACGCCGAAGCCCGTGCCGACCGTGTCGATCGACCACATCCACGCGCCCCGCGTCTCGGTGCGTGAACACGCGGCGATCCTGCGGGAGAAACTGGCCCAGCTGGGGAGTGCGTCGTTCCGGACGCTCTGCTCGGACTGCGCGAACACGCTCGAGGTCGTCGCGCGGTTCTTGGCCCTGCTCGAGCTCTACCGCGAGGGCGTGTTGCATTTCGACCAGGTCGAACCGCTGGGCGAGCTCCACGTACGCTGGGTAGGCGGCAGCGAGAGCGTTGCCGTGGAGATCGACGAGTACGGCGAGGAAGAGCTTCCCGCCGTGCCGGCCAGCCGCGCGGCGCCGGAGATCGAGACGAAGGAACCTGGGTGA
- a CDS encoding site-specific tyrosine recombinase XerD, whose product MPEALQRTVRGYLDHLAVERNLARNTLLAYRRDLDRYVAFLQARGVDGLAGVGERDVGEFLASLRSGDEDHPPLAASSAARAVVAVRGLHRFAVRDGRAGADPAREVKPPTPARRLPKALPLSDVEALLDAAGAGDGEPRALRDRALLEVLYATGARISEAVGLVVDDVPPPDGERDTVVLTGKGDRSRLVPIGSYARRAIDAYLVRARPALAIAGRGTPALFLNARGGRLTRQGAWGILSAAASRAGLEGRVSPHTLRHSFATHLLDGGADVRVVQELLGHASVATTQIYTLVTAERLREAYLTAHPRALG is encoded by the coding sequence TTGCCTGAAGCCCTGCAGCGGACCGTGCGGGGTTACCTCGACCATCTCGCGGTCGAGCGCAACCTCGCGCGCAACACGTTGCTGGCCTACCGCCGCGACCTCGATCGGTACGTCGCTTTTCTGCAGGCCCGGGGCGTCGACGGGCTGGCCGGGGTGGGGGAGCGGGACGTCGGTGAGTTCCTCGCGTCGCTGCGCTCCGGCGACGAGGACCACCCGCCGCTGGCCGCGTCGTCCGCGGCCCGGGCCGTGGTGGCGGTCCGCGGACTGCACCGGTTCGCGGTCCGCGACGGCCGCGCCGGCGCGGACCCGGCCCGCGAGGTGAAGCCCCCGACGCCCGCGCGCCGGTTGCCCAAGGCACTGCCCCTGTCCGACGTAGAAGCCCTTCTGGACGCCGCCGGGGCCGGCGACGGGGAGCCGCGGGCACTACGCGACCGGGCGCTGCTCGAGGTGCTGTACGCGACCGGAGCGCGCATCTCCGAGGCGGTCGGCCTGGTCGTCGACGACGTGCCGCCCCCGGACGGGGAGCGAGACACGGTCGTGCTGACCGGCAAGGGCGACCGCAGCCGCCTGGTGCCGATCGGGTCCTACGCCCGCCGCGCGATCGACGCCTACCTGGTGCGCGCCCGTCCGGCCCTGGCCATCGCCGGCCGGGGCACCCCGGCGCTGTTCCTCAACGCCCGCGGCGGACGCCTGACCCGGCAGGGCGCCTGGGGAATCCTGTCCGCGGCCGCCTCGCGGGCCGGGCTCGAGGGCCGGGTGTCCCCGCACACCCTGCGTCACTCGTTCGCGACCCACCTGCTCGACGGCGGCGCGGACGTGCGGGTCGTGCAGGAGCTGCTGGGGCACGCGTCGGTGGCGACGACCCAGATCTACACGCTGGTCACCGCCGAGCGACTGCGCGAGGCCTACCTGACCGCGCACCCCCGGGCCCTGGGCTGA
- a CDS encoding NUDIX domain-containing protein, which yields MTYDVVARTTQFSSGRVIDVVTDEVTMPGGRTALRDWVVHPGAVGVVAVDDADRVLLVHQYRHPVGRELWELPAGLLDVDGELAVVSAGRELAEEADLRAAEFEVLVDLLTTPGASNEAIRLYLARGLTPTDAPFERHDEEATMTTRWFALDEAVDRVLAGEIENAAAAAGILAAAAARARGWKGLRPAGAPWTARPDRV from the coding sequence GTGACCTACGACGTGGTGGCCCGGACGACGCAGTTCTCGTCCGGCCGGGTGATCGACGTGGTCACCGACGAGGTGACGATGCCCGGCGGCCGCACCGCGCTGCGTGACTGGGTGGTGCACCCGGGGGCGGTCGGGGTGGTGGCGGTCGACGACGCCGACCGGGTGCTGCTCGTGCACCAGTACCGGCACCCGGTGGGGCGGGAGCTGTGGGAGCTGCCGGCCGGGCTGCTGGACGTCGACGGGGAACTCGCCGTGGTGTCGGCCGGGCGCGAGCTCGCCGAGGAGGCGGACCTGCGGGCGGCCGAGTTCGAGGTGCTCGTGGATCTGCTGACCACGCCGGGGGCGTCGAACGAGGCGATCCGGCTGTACCTGGCGCGCGGGCTGACGCCGACCGACGCCCCGTTCGAGCGTCACGACGAGGAAGCGACGATGACCACGCGCTGGTTCGCGCTGGACGAGGCCGTCGATCGCGTGCTGGCCGGCGAGATCGAGAACGCGGCCGCGGCAGCCGGGATCCTGGCCGCCGCGGCGGCCCGCGCCCGGGGCTGGAAAGGCCTGCGGCCGGCCGGGGCGCCGTGGACGGCTCGCCCCGATCGGGTGTGA
- a CDS encoding cobyrinic acid a,c-diamide synthase, whose product MRRRVQLPGASELFRMTTSTGASTVEVIGGTPTAAPRPAPSRSVRPDDRPAEVTPIRASPRAPSGRQRHDEKITVYLSSGELLELERTRLDLRARHGIGIDRGRIVREAIAIALAEYDQNGEHSLLVRRLASGH is encoded by the coding sequence GTGAGGCGACGGGTTCAGCTTCCCGGCGCGTCCGAGCTGTTCCGGATGACGACGTCAACCGGCGCCAGCACGGTCGAGGTGATCGGCGGGACGCCGACCGCCGCACCCCGTCCGGCCCCCTCGCGGTCCGTACGGCCCGACGATCGTCCGGCCGAGGTGACGCCGATCCGCGCGTCGCCGCGGGCTCCGAGCGGCCGGCAGCGGCACGATGAGAAGATCACCGTGTACCTGTCCTCCGGTGAGCTGCTCGAACTCGAGCGGACCCGGCTGGATCTGCGGGCTCGTCACGGCATCGGCATCGACCGCGGCCGTATCGTCCGGGAGGCGATCGCGATAGCGCTGGCGGAGTACGACCAGAACGGAGAGCACTCGCTGCTCGTCCGACGGCTCGCGAGCGGCCACTGA